The Pseudomonadota bacterium genome contains a region encoding:
- a CDS encoding response regulator, translated as FTTKNEGGTGIGLSTVNSIVEQLGGAIEVDSQQGVGTEFRIIFPLLAVEEQTELLQAQDDSKPLKGRGERVLVIDDEYAVRNVLGLSLSHLGYAIETAASGLEGIEKFVNAGGDFDLVILDLLMPGLSGEEVFNRILEINRGARVLIVSGFSSEHVVQRILESGGRDFIQKPFSIEVLSRKVRGCLYD; from the coding sequence TTTACAACTAAGAATGAAGGGGGCACCGGAATCGGGCTCTCTACCGTGAATTCAATCGTAGAGCAGCTCGGAGGGGCTATTGAGGTTGATTCACAGCAGGGAGTTGGCACTGAGTTTCGCATCATCTTTCCACTCCTCGCCGTAGAGGAGCAGACGGAGCTCTTGCAGGCGCAGGATGACTCGAAACCTCTCAAGGGGCGCGGTGAGCGAGTGCTTGTTATTGATGATGAATATGCCGTGCGTAATGTGCTGGGCCTTAGTCTTAGCCACCTTGGATACGCGATTGAGACCGCAGCCTCGGGGCTTGAAGGTATCGAGAAGTTTGTTAACGCCGGTGGGGATTTCGATCTCGTGATCCTCGATCTATTAATGCCGGGACTCTCTGGCGAAGAGGTCTTTAACCGGATCCTGGAGATTAATAGAGGCGCGCGTGTTCTGATCGTCAGCGGCTTTAGCTCTGAGCATGTTGTCCAGCGCATCCTTGAGTCTGGGGGTAGGGACTTTATTCAAAAGCCATTCTCAATTGAAGTTTTATCTAGAAAGGTACGCGGGTGCTTGTATGATTAA
- a CDS encoding tRNA-dihydrouridine synthase: protein MIKEYKVRNITISPGLVLSPMSGVTTRPFRKLVKQLNPNSVGLLVSEFVSVEGMTRGSLRTLEMMRFSEEERPYCVQIFGYEINRMRDAALMVQDLGVDIVDINCGCPAPKVVKRGGGCELMRQPEHLVQIVRAIKGAISIPLTLKMRAGWDDSSRNAVDLAKILESEGIEALAVHGRTRAQLYRGEADWSLVEQVANAVSIPVMGSGDVVDRASAEQRLVGKVAGLFIGRASMSNPLVFSEIMSGAPSALRGNQKLMLSILFRYIELLREDFQDSACPGKLKQLASQMCRGAPWRKQLLTINTLPEQIQLLEMVRDGAWKGIIGGELVEEAPVRDEDGSCDQYAME from the coding sequence ATGATTAAGGAGTACAAGGTCCGCAACATAACGATCAGTCCTGGGCTCGTTCTCTCCCCTATGAGCGGCGTAACTACTAGACCATTTCGCAAACTTGTTAAGCAACTAAACCCCAATTCTGTCGGATTATTGGTGAGCGAGTTCGTTTCCGTAGAGGGCATGACGAGGGGCTCGCTCCGCACACTAGAAATGATGCGATTCTCTGAGGAGGAGCGCCCATACTGCGTGCAGATCTTTGGGTACGAAATTAACCGTATGCGCGATGCCGCTTTGATGGTTCAGGATCTCGGCGTCGATATAGTTGATATTAACTGCGGCTGTCCAGCTCCTAAGGTCGTTAAACGGGGGGGCGGTTGCGAGCTGATGCGACAACCGGAGCACCTCGTGCAGATCGTGCGGGCGATTAAGGGCGCAATCTCTATTCCACTCACCCTTAAGATGAGGGCCGGATGGGATGATAGCTCGCGTAACGCAGTAGATCTTGCCAAAATACTTGAGTCTGAAGGGATAGAGGCGCTCGCAGTTCATGGTCGTACTAGGGCGCAGCTCTATCGTGGAGAGGCGGACTGGAGTTTGGTAGAGCAGGTGGCTAATGCGGTCTCTATTCCGGTAATGGGAAGTGGGGATGTTGTTGATCGCGCATCAGCGGAGCAGCGCTTAGTAGGCAAGGTCGCTGGGCTCTTTATTGGCCGCGCCAGTATGTCGAATCCGCTCGTGTTTAGTGAGATTATGAGCGGGGCACCGAGCGCTTTGCGTGGTAATCAAAAACTTATGTTATCAATCCTGTTTCGTTACATAGAGTTGTTGCGAGAGGACTTTCAAGATAGCGCCTGTCCTGGAAAGCTTAAGCAGCTCGCCTCTCAGATGTGTCGAGGGGCGCCGTGGAGAAAGCAGCTCCTGACCATCAATACCCTCCCAGAGCAGATACAGCTTCTTGAGATGGTGCGGGATGGCGCTTGGAAGGGTATCATCGGGGGTGAGCTAGTTGAGGAGGCCCCTGTGCGAGATGAAGATGGGTCTTGTGACCAGTACGCTATGGAATAA
- a CDS encoding ATP-binding cassette domain-containing protein, protein MLRINNIYRGFGEKEVLKGVALTLKPSTITGLIGPSGGGKSILLKIIAHTCSSDAGTVEFEGGCGVDDVALMFQEGALFDSLSVYDNVAFPLVQGNVPTNGLPTEQREMVCSKVGEILARVGLTKAAYKLPGQLSGGMRRRVSLARALVSRPRILLLDDPTSGLDPVASSVIMELIVELHRDYKPITFIVSHDLRRLLPIADRIIALFDGNVAFDGSLDDLRQGASASVRSFVACRFELGTPSIEPSVIV, encoded by the coding sequence GTGCTAAGAATAAATAATATCTACCGAGGTTTTGGCGAGAAAGAGGTGCTCAAAGGGGTCGCCCTTACGCTAAAGCCATCCACTATCACCGGTTTAATCGGGCCAAGTGGTGGTGGTAAGAGCATCCTGCTGAAGATTATTGCACATACATGCAGCAGTGATGCCGGCACGGTTGAGTTCGAGGGGGGGTGCGGCGTTGACGACGTGGCCCTTATGTTTCAAGAGGGGGCGCTCTTTGATTCTCTCTCCGTATACGATAACGTGGCGTTTCCATTGGTACAGGGCAACGTACCCACAAATGGATTGCCTACCGAGCAGCGTGAAATGGTGTGCAGTAAGGTTGGCGAGATCTTAGCGCGGGTAGGACTTACCAAGGCGGCCTACAAGTTACCGGGACAGTTAAGTGGTGGGATGAGGCGGAGGGTTTCTCTTGCGCGCGCACTCGTAAGCCGACCACGTATCTTGCTACTCGATGATCCAACGAGTGGGCTTGATCCTGTGGCGAGTAGCGTCATTATGGAGCTAATCGTAGAGCTGCACCGCGATTATAAGCCGATTACTTTTATCGTTAGTCACGATCTGCGAAGGCTCTTGCCAATAGCGGATCGTATCATTGCGCTCTTTGATGGTAACGTAGCGTTTGATGGCTCACTTGACGATCTGCGCCAGGGAGCTTCAGCATCGGTGCGTAGTTTTGTCGCCTGTCGCTTCGAACTCGGAACTCCGAGTATAGAGCCGTCAGTTATTGTATAA